From the genome of Oscillospiraceae bacterium, one region includes:
- a CDS encoding nitroreductase: MEFEKLIEERYSVRQFKPEHLSNECITKILNASHKAPTGCNFQPQRILVLNTDNTIEKLKKCTKCHFDAPCAMLVCYNEDETWKRKYDDAISAPVDAAIVATHMMLEAHNIGVGCCWVMHFDPSAIKSEFNIPDNIKPLALLMLGYPSDTSVPHEFHIKNRPINETVIYDTF; the protein is encoded by the coding sequence ATGGAATTTGAAAAACTTATTGAAGAAAGATACTCTGTAAGACAATTTAAACCTGAACATTTGTCAAACGAATGTATTACCAAAATTTTAAATGCATCACACAAAGCGCCGACAGGTTGTAATTTTCAACCGCAAAGAATACTTGTATTGAATACTGATAATACAATTGAAAAACTCAAAAAATGCACAAAGTGTCATTTTGACGCACCATGCGCAATGCTTGTATGTTATAATGAAGATGAAACTTGGAAAAGGAAATATGATGATGCGATTTCAGCACCTGTTGATGCTGCCATTGTTGCTACACATATGATGCTTGAGGCACATAATATCGGAGTCGGTTGTTGCTGGGTAATGCATTTTGATCCGTCAGCCATTAAATCAGAGTTTAATATTCCGGACAATATAAAACCTTTGGCTCTTTTGATGTTAGGTTATCCGTCTGATACATCGGTACCTCATGAGTTTCATATAAAGAATCGTCCTATTAACGAAACTGTAATATATGATACATTTTAA
- a CDS encoding DUF3048 domain-containing protein: MEERMNKVLNFIIVFIFLITFFSGCAKEEIPVSSNDIIDEIEEIKIDPDREEIDAFFNRYVNTSKRPVAVMIDNDDDNARPQSGMDDAYLIYELIVEGGATRFMALFRNVETEKIGPVRSSRHYFLDYVMENDAIYTHFGWSPKAITDISYFNIDKINGVLGEDGYIFWREQKFKGDWHSAYTSIKNINEISEKKNYALETSHSNSIKFSSDYFDLESENTATNINLKYSGNYSTGYKYNQDKKIYEKYIGNNPHKMQNGKILEFKNIIIELKYDTALGDGTARRNINTVGKGKGYYFTNGLYEEITWQKDKRSSNTIYRKTDGTELIINPGKTIINVLSPSYTLTVN, from the coding sequence ATGGAGGAACGTATGAATAAAGTATTGAATTTTATTATTGTATTCATTTTTTTAATTACATTTTTTTCAGGTTGTGCAAAAGAAGAAATTCCGGTTTCCTCCAATGATATAATAGATGAAATTGAAGAAATAAAAATTGATCCAGACAGGGAAGAAATTGATGCTTTTTTTAATAGATATGTTAATACAAGCAAAAGACCTGTTGCCGTTATGATAGATAACGATGATGACAATGCAAGACCACAATCAGGAATGGATGATGCATATCTTATATATGAGTTAATTGTTGAAGGCGGAGCAACAAGATTTATGGCGTTATTTCGCAATGTTGAAACTGAAAAAATAGGTCCTGTCCGTTCGTCAAGACATTATTTTTTAGATTATGTGATGGAAAATGATGCGATATACACACATTTTGGTTGGAGTCCTAAGGCGATAACTGATATATCATATTTTAATATTGATAAGATTAACGGTGTTCTTGGAGAAGATGGATATATCTTCTGGAGAGAACAAAAATTCAAAGGAGATTGGCACAGTGCGTATACCAGTATAAAAAATATTAATGAAATTTCAGAAAAGAAAAACTACGCTCTTGAAACTTCCCATAGTAACAGTATTAAATTCTCTTCGGATTATTTTGATTTGGAAAGTGAAAATACTGCTACTAATATAAATCTTAAATATTCAGGTAATTATTCCACAGGATATAAATATAACCAGGATAAAAAAATATATGAAAAGTACATAGGTAATAATCCTCATAAAATGCAAAACGGAAAAATATTGGAATTTAAAAATATTATAATAGAATTAAAATATGATACTGCACTTGGAGATGGGACTGCAAGACGAAATATTAACACAGTAGGGAAAGGTAAAGGATACTATTTTACAAACGGTTTATACGAGGAAATAACCTGGCAAAAAGATAAAAGAAGTTCAAATACCATTTATAGAAAAACCGATGGAACCGAACTGATAATTAATCCCGGAAAAACTATTATAAATGTTTTGAGTCCATCATATACATTAACTGTAAATTAA
- a CDS encoding flavodoxin translates to MNTVVVYKSKYGSTKKYAEWIAEELKCDIFDMKNITVDFLLKYDVIIYGGGLYAEIINGLYIITKNFDKFKDKKIVVFTTGITPLDVRDYYDKLVYEKNFKTDETRKIKVFNFLGKMILEELSPVHRTAIKGLKKIMSLKENPTDMEKLLIKLCDANGDFSDKEAIFELIKYVKGE, encoded by the coding sequence ATGAATACTGTTGTTGTATATAAATCAAAATATGGTTCAACAAAAAAATATGCAGAATGGATTGCAGAGGAACTCAAATGTGATATTTTTGATATGAAAAATATAACTGTTGATTTTTTATTAAAATATGATGTTATAATATATGGAGGAGGATTGTATGCTGAGATAATAAACGGTCTTTATATTATAACAAAGAATTTTGATAAGTTTAAAGATAAAAAAATAGTAGTTTTTACTACAGGAATTACACCTCTTGATGTAAGAGATTATTATGATAAACTTGTTTATGAAAAAAACTTTAAAACAGATGAAACAAGGAAGATTAAGGTTTTTAATTTTCTTGGTAAAATGATTCTTGAAGAATTGTCTCCAGTGCATAGAACTGCCATAAAGGGCTTAAAAAAAATTATGAGTTTAAAGGAAAATCCAACCGATATGGAGAAACTTCTTATTAAACTATGTGATGCAAACGGAGATTTTTCTGATAAAGAAGCAATATTCGAACTGATAAAATATGTTAAAGGTGAATAA
- a CDS encoding binding-protein-dependent transport permease → MGKAFLALIVTLVLGLFGTAFGYDEMNGFSEVGSIVAIAVMGAFIIYFNEKNK, encoded by the coding sequence ATGGGAAAAGCATTTTTAGCATTGATAGTTACGCTTGTTTTAGGGTTATTTGGGACTGCTTTTGGATATGATGAAATGAATGGGTTTTCAGAAGTAGGTTCTATTGTTGCTATTGCCGTTATGGGAGCATTTATCATTTATTTTAATGAGAAGAATAAGTAA
- a CDS encoding CYTH domain-containing protein, whose product MNIEIERKFLVKEFDVKKAIEKIKIKQGYISSQDGKVVRVRTFNDKAFLTVKYRKSKLSRGEFEYEIPYDDALNLLENACSGEVLEKTRYTYPYDKKMWEIDVFEGKNKGIIIAEIELESEEEEFSLPPFIEKEVTDDKRYSNHNLAKKPVL is encoded by the coding sequence ATGAATATTGAAATTGAAAGAAAATTTTTGGTAAAAGAATTTGATGTAAAAAAAGCTATAGAAAAGATTAAAATAAAGCAAGGGTATATTTCATCACAAGATGGGAAAGTTGTCAGAGTAAGGACCTTTAATGACAAAGCATTTCTTACAGTTAAATATAGAAAAAGTAAGTTATCAAGAGGCGAGTTTGAATATGAAATCCCTTATGATGATGCATTGAATCTTCTTGAAAATGCTTGTTCAGGCGAAGTTTTGGAAAAAACGAGATACACTTATCCTTATGATAAAAAAATGTGGGAAATTGATGTTTTTGAAGGTAAAAACAAGGGGATAATTATAGCAGAAATTGAACTTGAAAGTGAAGAAGAAGAATTTTCTCTTCCTCCATTTATTGAAAAAGAAGTAACTGATGATAAGAGATATTCAAATCATAATTTGGCAAAAAAGCCTGTTCTTTGA
- a CDS encoding cysteine hydrolase codes for MNKVLVVVDMQNDFIDGALGTVEAENIVNPCAKLIREFDGDILVTLDTHFENYMETLEGKYLPVEHCIKGTRGWELNLQIQNALNDKNYITIEKNTFGSTKLPEIISKNFDLKDLEIEFIGLCTDICVISNALLLKAHFPEVKIKAHSLCMAGVNVSKHNSAIDVLKSCHIEVI; via the coding sequence ATGAATAAAGTTTTAGTTGTTGTAGATATGCAAAATGATTTTATTGATGGAGCATTAGGTACAGTTGAGGCAGAAAATATTGTTAATCCATGTGCAAAACTTATTAGAGAATTTGATGGAGATATTTTGGTAACTTTAGATACTCACTTTGAAAATTATATGGAAACACTTGAAGGGAAATACCTTCCGGTTGAACATTGCATAAAAGGTACAAGAGGTTGGGAACTTAACTTACAAATTCAAAATGCTCTAAATGATAAAAATTATATTACGATTGAAAAAAACACATTTGGTTCAACTAAGTTGCCTGAAATTATTTCAAAAAATTTCGATTTAAAAGATTTGGAAATTGAGTTTATAGGGCTTTGTACCGATATTTGCGTAATATCAAACGCACTTTTATTAAAAGCCCATTTTCCTGAAGTAAAAATTAAAGCTCATTCTCTGTGTATGGCAGGTGTCAATGTTTCCAAACATAATTCTGCAATTGATGTTTTAAAATCATGTCATATAGAAGTAATATAA
- a CDS encoding ComEC/Rec2 family competence protein, translating into MLYILFFIIGVAFIGLFNDLCSSIIVILGVLIFILNSRKRYPYKKIIICLLLLVAGGLYYYFFNSITIFEYENIDIKNQNVSIVVLSEPDYINNKVTFEGKIKGYNKKAIVTLYDTPYFSCYDTIELKGNIYSVSSNKENYYSKGIYYKVVSYDKNVIVTSGKGLLKFIFNVKQKMLYLIDNIFSYNTSMLIKGVLIGDDTLRTEEFSDSLKKLSLTHVVVVSGMHFSIITTFLLFLMRRLMIGRKTASLLTIPVSFIIAIFIGFTPSVVRVLIMTSVLSLADLFDRDKVSDIYLLLLTALLMILFNIYYIHNIAFILSFSSVAGILMYHKTIMSKIKKIPYKIRDIISTTLSANVFTLPFVLYYFRGLPILSVFANLIVVPLVSFIMIYGLICVLLALIYIDLGKVLGYPLDFITSACVEFIIYFSKIPFGYFKTLSLDIYFISLYYLFIYILNINFYKKFKSLVAISIIVYICINLFYPLDRAILPYGTMYVMCGKNSGKSIITYKDKSIFINASLQNGTFDYSLIKEECNNIFDVYVAFGADAIKFIENNSINVKELYVPSGFLHNEFFSKIIRERSEKVIVVDKDINISFYDFNLTLKPYDSYNILEADILCKDNKIVTTNSEISSFDKDTKYIVSYYMLERYIRNENVLNCFKEEVERIRL; encoded by the coding sequence ATGCTATACATATTATTCTTTATTATAGGTGTCGCATTCATTGGACTTTTTAACGATTTATGCTCGTCTATTATTGTTATTTTAGGAGTTCTTATTTTTATTTTAAACTCCAGGAAAAGATATCCTTATAAGAAGATTATCATTTGTTTATTATTATTAGTAGCTGGTGGACTATATTATTATTTTTTTAATAGTATAACAATTTTTGAATATGAAAATATTGATATAAAAAATCAAAACGTTTCTATTGTTGTATTATCAGAACCGGATTATATAAATAATAAAGTTACTTTTGAAGGAAAAATTAAGGGGTATAACAAGAAAGCGATAGTTACTTTATATGATACTCCATATTTTTCATGCTATGATACAATAGAACTTAAAGGAAATATATATTCTGTATCATCAAATAAAGAAAATTATTATTCTAAGGGTATATACTATAAAGTTGTTTCTTATGATAAAAATGTTATCGTTACATCAGGGAAAGGCCTTTTGAAATTTATATTCAATGTAAAACAGAAAATGTTATATTTAATTGATAATATATTTTCTTATAATACTTCTATGCTCATAAAAGGTGTTTTAATAGGTGATGATACTCTCAGAACCGAAGAATTTAGTGATTCTTTGAAAAAACTTTCTTTGACACATGTTGTTGTAGTATCAGGTATGCATTTTTCCATTATTACTACATTTTTACTTTTTCTGATGAGAAGGCTTATGATTGGAAGAAAAACAGCCTCATTACTTACAATTCCTGTTTCGTTTATAATTGCTATATTTATTGGGTTTACGCCATCGGTTGTCAGGGTACTTATTATGACAAGTGTATTATCACTTGCAGATCTTTTTGACCGTGACAAAGTGTCTGATATATATTTGTTGTTGCTAACCGCTTTATTAATGATTTTGTTTAATATATATTATATTCATAATATTGCGTTTATATTGTCTTTTTCCTCAGTTGCGGGAATTTTAATGTATCATAAGACTATAATGAGTAAAATTAAGAAAATACCATATAAAATACGCGATATTATATCAACAACTTTGTCTGCGAACGTATTTACTTTACCTTTTGTATTATATTATTTTAGGGGATTACCAATTTTATCTGTTTTTGCAAATTTAATAGTTGTTCCATTGGTTTCTTTTATAATGATATATGGACTAATATGTGTTTTATTGGCATTAATATATATTGACTTGGGAAAAGTATTAGGGTATCCTCTTGATTTTATAACATCAGCTTGTGTTGAGTTTATTATCTATTTTAGTAAAATTCCTTTTGGATATTTTAAAACTTTAAGTTTAGATATATATTTTATCAGTTTATACTATCTTTTTATATATATTTTAAATATAAATTTCTATAAAAAATTTAAAAGTTTAGTTGCGATATCAATAATAGTATACATATGTATTAATCTTTTTTACCCGCTTGACAGGGCGATACTTCCTTATGGAACTATGTATGTAATGTGTGGTAAAAACAGCGGTAAGAGTATAATAACATATAAAGATAAAAGCATATTTATAAATGCATCATTACAAAACGGAACTTTTGATTATAGTCTTATAAAAGAAGAATGTAACAATATTTTTGATGTTTATGTAGCGTTTGGTGCAGATGCAATTAAATTCATTGAAAATAATTCAATAAATGTTAAAGAACTGTATGTTCCTTCGGGATTTTTACACAATGAGTTTTTTAGTAAAATAATTCGTGAAAGAAGCGAAAAAGTAATTGTTGTTGATAAAGATATTAATATAAGTTTTTACGATTTTAACTTGACACTTAAACCATATGACAGTTATAATATTTTAGAGGCTGATATTTTATGCAAAGATAACAAGATTGTTACTACAAATAGTGAAATTTCATCTTTTGATAAAGATACAAAATATATAGTTTCATATTATATGCTTGAAAGATACATAAGAAATGAAAATGTTCTTAATTGTTTTAAAGAAGAAGTTGAAAGGATTAGGTTATGA
- a CDS encoding prolyl-tRNA synthetase associated domain-containing protein: protein MELFKGMPCDLNGRLEKEIKVYEFLDKLNIEYLRVDHNSADTMDLCKDIETVLDCKICKNLFLCNRQKTNFYLLLLPGDKPFLTKDLSKQIGSARLSFADSLYMEKYLDVLPGSVSVLGLINDKEFNVKLLIDEDILNDQYIGCHPLVNTSSLKIKTKDMIEKIIPATAHEYTVVKL from the coding sequence ATGGAATTATTTAAAGGGATGCCTTGTGATTTAAATGGCAGATTAGAAAAAGAAATAAAGGTATATGAATTTTTAGATAAATTAAATATTGAATATTTAAGAGTTGACCATAATTCTGCTGATACAATGGATTTGTGCAAAGATATTGAAACAGTACTTGATTGTAAAATTTGTAAAAATCTGTTTTTATGTAACAGGCAGAAAACAAATTTTTATCTTTTGCTTCTTCCAGGGGACAAGCCTTTTTTAACTAAAGATTTATCAAAACAAATAGGCTCTGCAAGGTTATCTTTTGCCGATAGTTTATATATGGAAAAATATCTTGATGTTCTACCTGGTTCGGTTAGCGTTTTAGGTCTTATTAATGATAAAGAGTTTAATGTGAAACTTCTAATTGACGAGGATATTCTCAATGACCAATATATCGGATGTCATCCTTTGGTTAATACATCAAGCCTTAAAATAAAAACCAAAGATATGATAGAAAAAATTATACCGGCAACAGCCCATGAATATACAGTAGTAAAATTATGA
- a CDS encoding peptidylprolyl isomerase → MLGQRGQEFNNPQGREIVLEQIIARKLFLLDAIKNGYEYNPVFKDELQKLKEDLLANFAITKAVENVKVTEEDIKEFYNNNKDKMIAPETVNASHILVDDENKAKELLEEIKSGKITFEEAAKNNSSCPSSQNGGSLGEFGKGQMVPEFDTFVFSMNVGEISGPCKTQFGYHLIKLNSKTEAKEIPFDDVKENIAMQLTAEKQQAAYQSKINQMKILYPVDKF, encoded by the coding sequence ATGCTTGGTCAAAGAGGTCAGGAATTTAACAATCCACAAGGAAGAGAAATAGTTTTGGAACAAATTATAGCAAGAAAATTATTCTTACTTGACGCTATAAAAAACGGATATGAATATAATCCTGTTTTTAAAGATGAACTTCAAAAACTAAAAGAAGATTTACTTGCCAACTTTGCTATTACAAAAGCAGTTGAAAATGTAAAAGTTACCGAAGAAGATATTAAAGAGTTTTATAACAATAATAAAGATAAAATGATTGCGCCTGAAACTGTTAACGCAAGTCATATTTTAGTTGATGATGAAAATAAAGCAAAAGAACTTTTAGAAGAAATCAAATCAGGAAAAATTACTTTTGAGGAAGCGGCAAAAAATAACAGTTCCTGCCCATCTTCTCAAAACGGAGGTAGTTTAGGTGAATTTGGAAAAGGTCAAATGGTTCCTGAATTTGATACATTTGTTTTCTCAATGAATGTTGGCGAAATATCAGGACCTTGTAAAACTCAGTTCGGTTATCATTTAATAAAATTAAATTCAAAAACCGAAGCAAAAGAAATACCATTTGATGATGTTAAAGAAAATATTGCAATGCAACTTACTGCAGAAAAACAGCAAGCTGCTTATCAGTCAAAAATTAATCAAATGAAAATATTATATCCTGTTGATAAGTTCTAA
- the cadA gene encoding cadmium-translocating P-type ATPase — protein sequence MEYNVSGMSCAACSQRVEKAVSSLPNVESCTVNLLTNSMNVSGTATDQEIIDAVIKAGYSASKKGENDNNFKKEETTLDETKTLKRRIVSSLFFLVILMYFSMGNTMFGLPLPEFLSKNSLAICLIQMLLAIIVMIINKKFFISGFKGILNKSPNMDSLVALGSFSSFAYSLCILFYMTQLYVEGNITLANHQLHEVYFESAAMILTLITVGKTLESVSKKKTTDAINSLINLAPKTATVVRNGKEMVIPVKDIIKGDIFLVKPGESIPADGVIIEGHSAVNESALTGESIPVDKEIGDLVSQSTINEYGFLKCEAQKVGEETLFSKIIKTVNDASSSKAPIAKVADKVSGIFVPIVIIIAIITFFVWLVLGESIGFSLARAVSVLVISCPCALGLATPVAIMVGNGVGAKHGILFKNAQALEYTGKIKIIALDKTGTITKGKPEVTDIIPFSTSKEELLKYAYSLELKSEHPLAKAIIKKAQEDNITHFESEDFKILPGNGLSATINENKVYGGNLKFIEKFISVDDKILNKANELSENGKTPLFFSKENVLLGIIAVTDTIREDSFFAIKELKQMGIKTVMLTGDNIKTASAVKKQVLVDEVIADVLPNDKASKILNLKSYGKTAMVGDGINDAPALISSDVGIAIGGGTDVAIETSDVVLLKNSLSDIPKLIKLSKKTLKIIHQNLFWAFIYNIIGIPLAAGVFIPFFNLKLNPMFGALAMSLSSFCVVTNALRLNNIKFNKKEKKKMEVKMNIEGMMCMHCEARVKKCLEEIDGVSEAIVNHEQNSAIVKMTKEIPFDTLKKTVEAQGYKVI from the coding sequence ATGGAATATAATGTTTCAGGCATGAGTTGTGCTGCATGTTCTCAAAGAGTTGAGAAAGCAGTTTCTTCATTACCAAATGTTGAATCATGCACAGTAAATTTGCTTACCAATTCAATGAATGTTTCAGGAACTGCAACTGACCAAGAAATAATAGATGCTGTAATTAAAGCAGGTTATAGCGCAAGTAAAAAAGGTGAAAACGATAATAATTTTAAAAAAGAAGAAACTACATTAGATGAAACAAAAACTCTTAAAAGAAGAATTGTATCTTCCCTGTTCTTTTTAGTCATCTTAATGTACTTTTCAATGGGTAATACAATGTTTGGATTACCACTTCCTGAATTCTTAAGTAAAAATTCTCTTGCAATATGTTTAATTCAAATGCTTCTTGCTATTATAGTAATGATAATCAACAAAAAATTCTTTATAAGCGGTTTTAAAGGAATATTAAACAAATCTCCTAACATGGACTCTCTTGTTGCACTTGGATCTTTTTCATCTTTTGCATACAGCTTATGTATTTTGTTTTATATGACTCAATTATATGTAGAAGGTAATATAACACTTGCAAACCATCAATTGCACGAAGTTTACTTTGAGTCAGCGGCAATGATTTTAACGCTCATTACTGTTGGTAAAACATTAGAATCAGTTTCAAAGAAAAAAACAACTGATGCAATTAATAGCCTTATAAATCTTGCACCGAAAACTGCAACAGTAGTAAGAAACGGCAAAGAAATGGTTATACCTGTAAAAGATATTATAAAAGGTGATATATTCTTAGTTAAACCGGGAGAAAGCATTCCTGCTGACGGAGTAATAATTGAAGGTCATTCTGCCGTTAATGAATCAGCACTTACAGGAGAAAGTATTCCTGTTGATAAAGAAATTGGTGATTTAGTATCGCAATCAACAATAAATGAGTATGGTTTTTTAAAATGCGAAGCGCAAAAAGTCGGTGAAGAAACACTATTTTCTAAGATTATTAAAACTGTAAATGATGCATCATCTTCAAAGGCTCCGATTGCCAAAGTGGCAGACAAAGTTTCAGGGATATTTGTTCCCATTGTTATTATAATAGCAATTATAACATTTTTTGTATGGCTAGTCTTGGGTGAAAGCATCGGATTTTCTCTTGCAAGAGCAGTTTCCGTACTTGTAATCAGTTGCCCTTGTGCCTTAGGCCTTGCAACTCCTGTTGCAATTATGGTCGGTAACGGTGTAGGTGCAAAGCACGGAATACTTTTTAAAAATGCTCAGGCGCTTGAATATACCGGTAAAATTAAAATAATTGCACTCGATAAAACAGGTACAATTACAAAAGGAAAACCTGAGGTTACGGATATTATACCATTTTCAACAAGCAAAGAAGAATTATTAAAGTATGCATATTCTCTTGAACTTAAAAGCGAACATCCTCTGGCTAAAGCCATTATTAAAAAAGCACAGGAAGATAATATAACACATTTTGAGAGCGAAGATTTTAAAATTCTTCCGGGAAATGGATTAAGTGCGACAATAAATGAAAATAAGGTTTACGGAGGAAATTTAAAATTTATAGAAAAATTTATTTCAGTAGACGATAAAATATTAAACAAAGCAAATGAATTATCAGAAAATGGTAAGACTCCCCTTTTCTTTTCTAAGGAAAATGTTCTTTTGGGAATTATTGCAGTAACTGATACGATAAGAGAAGACAGTTTCTTTGCAATAAAAGAATTAAAACAAATGGGAATTAAAACTGTTATGTTAACAGGTGATAATATTAAAACTGCATCTGCAGTAAAAAAACAGGTTTTAGTTGATGAAGTTATAGCTGATGTTTTACCAAATGATAAAGCAAGTAAAATATTAAACCTTAAAAGTTACGGGAAAACTGCAATGGTTGGTGACGGTATAAACGATGCACCTGCACTTATATCAAGTGATGTTGGAATAGCTATTGGCGGAGGGACAGATGTTGCAATTGAAACTTCTGATGTTGTCCTTTTGAAAAACAGTTTATCAGATATACCTAAATTAATTAAATTAAGTAAAAAAACTTTAAAAATAATACATCAGAACTTATTTTGGGCATTTATATACAATATAATTGGAATACCTCTTGCTGCAGGCGTATTTATACCATTTTTCAACTTAAAACTAAATCCTATGTTCGGTGCTTTAGCAATGAGTTTATCCAGTTTTTGTGTTGTAACAAATGCTTTAAGATTAAATAATATAAAATTTAACAAAAAGGAGAAAAAGAAGATGGAAGTAAAAATGAACATTGAAGGTATGATGTGTATGCATTGCGAGGCAAGAGTGAAGAAATGTTTAGAAGAAATAGATGGTGTTTCCGAAGCTATTGTAAATCACGAACAAAACTCTGCAATTGTTAAAATGACAAAAGAAATTCCATTTGATACATTGAAAAAAACTGTTGAAGCGCAAGGCTATAAAGTTATATAA
- a CDS encoding galactose mutarotase — MSITKTKISSIDGNEVFLFTLNNENGLVAEIFNYGGIIKSLVYKGIDVVLGRDNLEDYLDNDGYFGALIGRNSNRIENSEFELSGKVYKLYNNDGRNNLHGGKSGFDKKVWSATTVDSDEPSLILELTSPDGEEGFPGNANIKVTYTLTKENSLKIHYEALCDKDTVMNLTNHSYFNLNGHSAGAIDNHTLWLNSDFYTPNTSECIPFGEVLSVKDTPFDFSIPKTLKESFNSDCEQIRMFEGIDHNFSLNENGYRLVAKLKGDISNIEMDIYTDRPAVQIYTGNVIDTKRVCKGKNIYTKHGAICLETQTFPNGLKYNHYPNGILKCNEKFDSTTEYKFEG; from the coding sequence ATGAGTATTACGAAAACAAAAATATCCAGTATAGATGGCAATGAAGTTTTTTTATTTACTTTAAATAACGAAAACGGACTTGTTGCTGAAATATTTAATTATGGTGGAATAATAAAAAGCCTTGTCTATAAAGGAATTGACGTCGTTCTTGGCAGAGATAATTTAGAAGACTATCTTGATAATGATGGATATTTTGGTGCATTAATAGGCAGAAACTCTAATCGTATAGAAAATTCTGAATTTGAACTATCAGGAAAAGTATACAAACTATATAATAATGACGGAAGAAATAATCTTCATGGAGGTAAATCAGGTTTTGATAAAAAAGTCTGGAGTGCAACAACGGTTGATTCCGATGAACCGTCGCTTATACTGGAACTTACAAGCCCTGATGGTGAAGAAGGATTTCCTGGAAATGCTAATATTAAGGTAACATACACTCTTACTAAAGAAAATTCTTTAAAAATACATTACGAAGCTTTATGTGATAAAGATACAGTTATGAATTTAACAAATCACAGTTACTTTAATTTAAATGGTCACTCTGCAGGTGCGATTGATAATCACACATTATGGCTGAACTCAGATTTTTATACACCTAATACTTCAGAATGTATACCGTTTGGAGAAGTATTGAGTGTTAAAGATACTCCATTTGATTTTTCTATTCCTAAAACATTGAAAGAAAGTTTTAATTCAGATTGTGAACAAATAAGGATGTTTGAAGGAATAGATCACAATTTTTCATTAAATGAAAACGGATATAGATTGGTTGCCAAACTTAAGGGAGATATTTCAAATATTGAAATGGATATATATACTGACAGACCTGCCGTTCAAATATACACAGGTAACGTTATAGATACCAAAAGAGTGTGTAAAGGAAAAAACATTTACACTAAGCATGGGGCAATATGCCTTGAAACACAAACTTTTCCTAATGGACTTAAATACAATCACTATCCGAACGGAATACTTAAATGTAATGAAAAATTTGATTCTACCACAGAATACAAATTTGAAGGATAA